A region of the Micromonospora sediminicola genome:
GCCGCCTCGCGCAGCGCCGCCTCGACCCGTCGCCGCAGGTCGTCGAGGTCGACCCCGGCCTCGGTCAGGGTCAGCGCGGCCAGTCCGTCGCCCTCCCGGAGCAGGCCGAGCAGGATGTGCTCGGTGCCGATGTGCCGGTGGCGCAGTCGCAGCGCCTCGCGCAACGACAGCTCCAGCACCTTCTTCGCCCGGGGCGAGAACGTGCCGACGTGGGGCCGGCGCCGCCACCAGCGGCGCGGGCGCGGGGCCGCCTCACGCAGCGCGTCGGGCCCGAAGGACTCCTCGATCCGGGCCACGATCGCGGCGAGGTCGATGCCGATCTCGCGCAGCGCCGCCGCGTCCGCCGCGCCGAGGCCGTCGACGCCCTGCGCCGCGTGGCGGGCCACGGCCGCGCGCAGGTCGTCGGCCGTGACGCCGGCGGCGGCGAGCAACCGGACCGCCAGGTTGTCGCGGTCGGCCAACACCCCGAGCAGCAGGTGCTCGGTGCCGACGGGGCGCCGGCCCTCGGTCCGGGCCTCGTCGACCGCGTGGTGCACGACCGCGCGGGCCCGGTCGGTGAATCGTTCGAACATCACGCCTCCCAGCTTCCGGGCACCGCCGGTCGACCGGCGTGCTTCTTGTGGACCGCCTGCCGGCTGACCTCGAGGGCGTCGGCGATCTCCTGCCAGGACCAGCCCTGTCGCCGGGCGTTGTCGACCTGGACCACCTCGAGCCGCTCGAGCAGCCGGCGCAGGGCGAGCACGGCCCGCAGACCGACCTTGGGGTCGGTGCTGCCGGCTGCCGCCGCGAGTTCCGTCGCCTGACTCATGCTGTCAATGTAGGTTGACAACCGGCCGCCCGTCAACCCCGGTTGACAGATGACACGGCCGCGACCTGCCGATCCGTGACCCGGGCCGGTGCTACCGTCCGCTGGTGTTCCGCCGCCGCCCACTGGACCGGCCGGTCGAGGCCGCCCGCCGGCTCACCGCCGGACGGCTCACCCTGGAGATCGCCGGGGGCAGCGTGGTCGGGCACCGCTACCCGGAGAACTACGACGTGCTGCACCTCGACCCGGAGCTGCCGCTGGCCGTGGTCTGCGACGGCATGGGCGAGGGCGAGGGCAGCCGGGTGGCCGGCACGACCGCGGCGGAGACGTTCGTGGCCCAGGTCCGCGCCGGGTGGCCCGCCGTCGACGCCGCCGGGCTGCGCGCCGCCGTCGCCGAGACCCAGCGGCAGGTACGCCGGGCCGGGGCCGGTCAACCCGGGCTGACCGGGTGCACGCTCACCGCGCTGGTGGTCGAGCCGGACGGCGACCAGGGCTGGCTGGCGCAGCTCGGCGACTCCCGGGCGTACCGGCTGCGCGACGGGCTGCTGGAGCTGGTCACGGTGGACCACACGATGGCCTGGCTGGGCCTGCTGCACGGGTGGTGGCCGGCGGACTCCCCCGAGGCGGCGCGGGCCCGCTACCAGCTTCTGCGCTACGTCGGTCACCCGGACCGGCCGGAGCCGGACCTGCTCGCCGTGCCGCTGCGGCGGGGGGACACCTGGTTGCTCTGCACCGACGGGGTGAGCGACCAGCTCGGCTACCACCGGCTGCGCGACCTGCTCGCCGCCCGCCGGGACCCGGCGCGGACCGTGCGCGCCCTGCTCGCCGCCACCCTCGACGCGGGTGGCGACGACAACGCCACCGCCGTGGTGCTGCGCGTCCACCCCGCCCTGCCCGCGCCGCGCTGAGCCTCCGCACCCCCGCGTGACCGGGGACACGTGTGACGGCCTGACATTCTGTGCAAGACTTGTGAGCATGTCGAACGACCGGCTGGAGACGATCCTGACCGCCGCGTACGAGTGCTTCACCCGGCACGGGATGCGGCGCACCACCATGGACGACATCGCGGCGGCCGCCGGGATGTCCCGGCCGGCGGTCTACCAGTACGTGCGCAACAAGGACGACGCCTACCGGCGGCTGGCCGAGCGGCTCTTCGCCGACTCGCTCGACCGGGCCCGGCGGGTGGCCGACGCGCCCGGCGGGGACCTGGCCGGGCGGGTGCACGACGTGCTCGCCGCCAAGCTGGAACTCACCCTCACGCTGCACCGGGAGAGCCGGCACGCCACCGAGCTGCTCGACGCCAGCGGCAAGCTCACCGGCGACCTCGTCGACGCGTACACCACCGAGCTGACCGACCTGGTGACCGCCACGCTGGCGGACGCCGCCGGGCCGCGGGCCCGCGCGGTGGCCGACGTGCTCGTCGCGCTCACCCGCGGCCTGGAGGCCGACCTCACCGACCCCGACCTGCCCCGACGGCGGCTGCGCGACGGCGTCGCGCTGGTCGTCGCGGGCCTGCCCCGACCTCAGGGAGACCACAGATGACCGCCGTCCTGATCACCGGCACCTCCTCCGGCATCGGCCGGGCCACCGTCCGCCGGCTCGCCCGCCGCCCCGACCTCACCGTGTACGCGACCGCGCGCAAGGTCGACGCGATCGCCGACCTGGCCGACGCCGGCGCCCGGCTCCTCCCCCTCGACGTCACCGACGAGGCCTCCATGCGCGCCGCCGTGGCCGCGGTGGAGGCCGCGCACGGCCAGGTCGACGTGCTGATCAACAACGCCGGCTACGGCGAGTACGGCCCGGTCGAGGAGACCCCGATGGACCGGGTGCGCGCCCAGTTCGAGACCAACGTCTTCGGGCTCGCCCGGCTCACCCAGCTCGTGCTGCCCGGCATGCGCCGGGCCGGCCGGGGCCGGATCGTCAACGTCAGCTCCATGGGCGGCCGGCTGGTCTTCCCCGGCGGCGGCTACTACCACGCCAGCAAGTACGCGGTGGAGGCGCTCTCCGACGCCCTGCGGCAGGAGGTGCGCCCGTTCGGCGTGGACGTGGCGATCATCGAGCCGGGTCTGATCCGCACCGGCTTCGGCGCGGTGGCCGCGTCCTCGCTCGGCGCCGGCGCCGACCCGACCGGCCCGTACGGTCGGATGGTCGCCGCGGTGGACGCGGCGATGGCGAAGTCCTACCGCAACCCGCTGCTCGCCGCGCCGCCGGAGGCGGTGGCCCGGGTGATCGAGCGGTCCGTCGTCGCCCGCCGCCCGCGCACCCGCTACCTGGTCACCGCCGCCGCGTGGGCGATGGTGCACACCCGCCGGCTGCTCGGCGCCCGGCTCTTCGACGCGGTCAACCGGCTCCAGTTCCGCTGACCCGGTCCGGCCGACCCGGCCCCGCGACTACGGTGGGTGAAAAGCGCGGTCGGGAGGTGAGCCGGGATGGCCGCACCGAGCCACGGCGCGGTGGTGGTCGGCGTCGGCCGGTCGGCGGAGGACCTGACGGTGGTCCGGACGGCCGCCGGCGAGGCCGCGGCCCACGGCCGGCCGCTGCACCTCGTGCACGCGTTCAACTGGGCCGCGTCCCCTGGACCGGCGCCGGCCGGCGGCACCCGCGTCGACGCGGAGAACCTGCTGGAGAAGGCCGGGCAGGTGGCCGCGGACGCCGCGCCGGACGTGCCGGTCAGCGGCGAGATCGTCGAGGGCTCGCCGGTCGAGGCGCTGCTGCGGGCCGCCGACGCCGCGTTCCTGGTGGCGCTCGGTGACGGCGGCATGGCCAGCTGCCCCACCTGCGTCCCGGCCGACGCCCCGGCGGTGGAACTGGCCTCCCGGGCCGGCTGCCCGGTGCTGGTCGGGCGCACCGGGGCGGCGCCGCCCGGGCCGCTGCTGGTCGGCTACGACGGCTCCCCCGGCTCGCGGGCCACGCTCCGCTACGCCTTCGACTGCGCCGAACGCCGGGGGGCCCGGCTGCTCGCCGTGCGGGTGGTCGAGACGGACCGGCACGACGGCGACGACGGCCTGCTGGAGGAGGCGGTCAACCGGCACGCCGTACGGCACCCCCGGGTGGCCGCCGCCTGCCAGACCGTCCGCGGCGATCCGGGCGAGGTCCTGCTCGACCGGTCCCGGTCGGCGCAGCTCGCGCTGGTCGGCGCGCGCGGCGACGGGCCGGTACGGTCCACACTGGGCGCGGTCAGCCAGGCCCTGCTCTACCACTCGCCGGCCCCGCTGATCGTCGTACGGGGCGTCGGTGACGACGCCGGGGACGGGCCATGACGCCCGCGCGAGGCGGGACCAACGGCCCTGACCGTCCACCCCGGCGGAGGGCCAGGCTGGATCCGCCGGGGACGACGATCCCGTCCCCGAGTGGCAGACGACCCCGAGCCACGAGAGGCTAACGCAGCATGGACACCGCTCTCGACCTGCACAGCCCCCTGACCGAAGACGAGCTGCGCCGGCTCGACGCCTACTGGCGGGCGGCCAACTACCTCACCGTCGGGCAGATCTACCTGCTCGACAACCCGCTGCTCCGCGAGCCGCTCAAGCCCGAGCACATCAAGCCGCGCCTGCTGGGCCACTGGGGCACCAGCCCCGGTCTCAACCTGCTCTACACGCACCTCAACCGGGTCATCGTCGACCGGGACCTGTCCGCCATCTTCGTCACCGGCCCCGGCCACGGCGGCCCGGCGCTGGTCGCCAACACCTGGCTGGAGGGCACCTACAGCGAGCTGTACCACCACATCCCCCGGGACGAGGCCGGCATGCAGCGGCTGTTCCGGCAGTTCTCGTTCCCCGGCGGCATCCCCAGCCACGTGGCGCCGGAGGTGCCGGGTTCGATCCACGAGGGCGGCGAGCTGGGATACGCGCTGAGCCACGCCTACGGCGCCGCGTTCGACAACCCGGACCTGCTGGTCGCCTGCGTGATCGGCGACGGCGAGGCGGAGACCGGCCCGCTCGCCGGCAGCTGGCTGTCCACCGTGTTCCTCAACCCGGCCCGGGACGGGGCGGTGCTGCCGATCCTGCACCTCAACGGCTACAAGATCGCCAACCCGACGGTGCTGGACCGGATCCCCACCGACGACCTGCTCGACCTGATGCGCGGCTACGGCCACCAGCCGTACGTGGTGGAGGGCGACGACCCGGTGGCGGTGCACCAGTTGCTCGCCGCGACACTGGACCGGGCGGTCGACGAGATCGCCAAGATCCAGCGCCGGGCCCGCTCCGGCGGCGAGGTCGAGCGTCCCCGCTGGCCGATGATCGTGCTGCGGACGCCGAAGGGCTGGACCGGCCCGACGGACGTCGACGGCAAGCAGGTCGAGGGCACGTTCCGCGCCCACCAGGTGCCGATCGCGGAGGTGCGCGACAACCCGGCGCACCTGGCCGAGCTGGAGCGCTGGCTGCGCAGCTACCGGCCGGAGGAGCTGTTCGACGCCACCGGCGGCCCGGTCGCCGAGCTGGCCGCGCTGCCCCCGACCGGTGACCGGCGGATGAGCGCCAATCCGGTGGCCAACGGCGGCAAGCTGCTGCGCGACCTGGACCTGCCCGACTTCCGGGACTACGCGGTCGAGGTCGAGGAGCCCGGCGGCACGGTGGCCGGGGCGGCCGGCGCGCTCGGCCCGTGGGTTCGCGACGTGATCGTCCGCAACCCGCAGACCTTCCGCCTGTTCGGCCCGGACGAGGTCGCCTCGAACCGGCTCGGCGCCGCGTTCGAGGTCACCGACCGCGCGTTCGTCGGCCGGCGGCTGCCGTCCGACGACCACCTCTCCCCCGACGGCCGGGTGATGGAGGTGCTCTCCGAGCACCTCTGCGAGGGTTGGCTGGAGGGCTACCTGCTGACCGGCCGGCACGGTCTGTTCACCAGCTACGAGGCGTTCATCCACATCGTCGACTCGATGGTCAACCAGCACGCCAAGTGGCTCAAGGTGACCCGGCACATCCCCTGGCGGGAGCCGATCGCATCGCTGAACTACCTGCTCTCCAGCCACGTCTGGCGGCAGGACCACAACGGCTTCTCGCACCAGGACCCGGGCTTCATCGACCACGTGGTCAACAAGAAGGCCGAGGTGGTCCGGGTCTACCTGCCGCCGGACGCCAACACGCTGCTCTCCACCATGGACCACTGCCTGCGCAGCCGGCACTACATCAACGTGGTGGTGGCCGGGAAGCAGCCGGCACCGAACTGGCTCACCATGGACGAGGCGGTGCAGCACTGCCGCCGGGGCCTGGGCATCTGGGACTGGGCCAGCACCGACGACGACGCCGAGCCGGACGTGGTGCTCGCCTGCGCCGGCGACGTGCCCACGCTGGAGACCCTCGCGGCGGCCGACCTGCTGCGCCGCCACCTGCCCGACCTGAAGGTCCGGGTGGTCAACGTGGTCGACCTGATGCGCCTGCAACCGCCGTCGGAGCACCCGCACGGGCTGCCCGACAACGAGTTCGACACCATCTTCACCCGCGAACGGCCGGTCATCTTCGCCTACCACGGCTACCCGTGGCTGATCCACCGGCTCACCTACCGCCGGACCAACCACGAGAACCTGCACGTACGCGGCTACAAGGAGGAGGGCACCACCACCACCCCGTTCGACATGGTGATGCTCAACGACCTGGACCGCTTCCACCTGGTCATCGACGTCATCGACCGGGTGCCCGGGCTGCGTTCGCGCGCCGCGCACCTGCGCCAGGAGATGGTGGACACCCGCCAGGCCTGCCGCGACTACACCCGCGAGCACGGCGAGGACGACCCGCGGGTCGCCGAGTGGCGCTGGATCCGCGAGACCGATCCCGCTGTCCGGACCGGTGAGCGCGAGGAGTGAGCTTGCGAGAGCCGCAGTCGCGAACGAAGGCAGGTACAGCGAGTGAGTGACGACGAGATCCTGGTCGGCTACGACGGGTCCACCGACGCGTCGGTGGCGCTGGACTGGGCGCTGGACGAGGCGGGCCGCTCCGGTCGGCCGGTGCGGTTGGCGTACGTCTTCGAGTGGTTGACCGTGGCCGGGTGGATCGGTCCGGGCGTGGCCCCCGGGGTCTGGCCGGACGAAACGGCCCGCCGGCAGGTCGAGGAACTGGTCCGCAAGGCGGCGGCGGACGCCGCCGCCGAGCGGCCCGGCCTCACCGTGCACGGCGAGGTCTTCGACGGGCCGCCCGCGCTGGTGCTCCAGGAACGCTCCGCCGGGGCGGGGATGCTGGTGCTCGGCAGCCGGGGGCACGGCGGATTCGGCGGGCTGCTCGCCGGCTCCACCGCGGTGTCGGTGACCGCGCACGCCCACTGCCCGGTGGTGGTGGTGCGCGACGGCCAGGCCGCCACGTCGGGGCCGGTGGTGGTCGGCTCGGACGGCTCCCCCTCGGCGCTGCGGGCGCTCGGCTTCGCCGTCGAGCGGGCCGCCCAGCGCGACGTGCCGCTGCGGGTGCTGCGGGCCTGGGAGCCGCCCGGCGACCGCTGGGTGCCGCCGGACTTCGACCCGCAGGAGACCGCCGCGACCGAACGGGCCGCCGCCGAGGCGGAGCTGGCCCCGTGGCGGGAGAGCTTCCCCGACGTGCCGGTGGAGATCGAGGCGGTGCCCGGCAGCGCGGCCGCGCTGCTGGTGGAGGCGAGCCGGTCGGCGCAGCTGGTGGTGGTCGGCAGCCGGGGCCGGGGCGGGCTGCGCGGCATGCTGCTCGGCTCGGTCAGTCAGCAGCTCATCCAGCACGCGCACTGCCCGGTGGCGGTGGTCCGCGAGCCCTGATCCGCCGGTGCTCGGACCCGGGACGGTGCCCGTGGGCACCGTCCTCACCGTGCGTGCGGCCCGAGCGGGGGGATGGCCGTCCTCAGCGATATGACTGTGAGGCATAAATATGACCAGCAGTCATATCGCTCTCGGGGCGTGCCCTCTCCGCGCGGACGGCCGCGTGCCGGGACGACCACGCCGCACCGCCGGGGTGACCGTCAGCGGTCGGGAGACGCCTCACCGTCGGACGGGTTGAGGGAGAAGTAGTCCTCCTCCTCCTGGGCCAGGTGCAGGCGCAGCACCGCGTCCAGGCCGTAGAGCGCGGCCAGCAGGTCGGTCACCTCCTCGCGGCGCAGCCGGCCGTCCGGCGACGCCGCGAGGTGCCCGCCGATCCGCTCCACCAGCCGGGCGATCTCGACGTGCGCGCGGCTCATCGTCGAGGTCGCCTCGTCGCTGCCCAGCGGCCCGGCCAGGGCCGGGTAGAGCTGCCGTTCCTCCGCCGCCTCGTGCGGCAGCACCTCGTCGACCAGGCGCCGGTGCACGTCCCGCAGCGCCGGCACGCACCCCGGGTCGTCCGGGCGGGTGGCGACCAGGTCGGCGGTGTCCCGCAGCCGGGCCAGCACGTCCCGGACGCCGCCGTGCTCGCCGGAGTACCGGTCGAGCAGCTCCCGGGTGTGCGGGGGGACCTCGCGCCGCCGCAGGCCGCCACCGAGGGCGCGCAGCGCGTTGAGGATCACCAGCACGTCGATGCCCTCCTGGAGGAACGCGCCGGCGACCGGGGGCAACCGGCCGGCGGCGGCCACCAGCATGGCCAGCACGGCCAACCCCATCCCGACGGTGGCGCTCTGCACCGCGATGCGGCGGGCGTACCGGGCGATCTCCACGGCGTCGGCGAGCCGGTCCAGCCGGTCCACGGTGAGCACCGCGTCGGCCACGTCGGCGGAGGCGGTGGCCCCGGTCGCGCCCATCGCCACCCCGACGTGCGCCTCGGCCAGCGCCGGGGCGTCGTTCACGCCGTCGCCGACCATCACGGTCACCGCCCGGGCGGACTCCTCGCGTACCCGTTGGGCCTTCTCCCCCGGCGAGCAGCGCGCGATCACGTCGTCGACGCCCACGACCTGCGCCACCTGCGCCGCGGTGCGCGGCCGGTCGCCGGTCACCATGACCAGCCGGCTCAGCCCCGCCTCGCGCAGCCGCCGCACGGTCCGCCGGGCGTCCGGGCGGACCGGGTCCTCCAGCAGGATCGCGCCGAGCGGACCGTGCTCGTCACTGACCCAGACGGTGGACAGGCCGGCCCGCTCGGCCCGCTCCCGAGCCCGGTCCGCCCACTCCGGCGGCTCGCCGGCGAGCTGGCCCACCCGGACCAGGCGGCCGTCGACGTGCCCGGTCACCCCGCGCCCCGGTTCCTCGGTCACCCCGGTCGGCTCGGCCAGCGGCACCCCCCGCTCGCGGGCCTGCCGCACCAGCGCGGCGGCCAGCACGTGCGGGGAGAGCTGCTCGACCGAGGCGGCCAGCCGCAGCACCTCGTCCCGGTCGCCGCCGGGCGCCACCACCGTCTCCGCGGCCCGGGGCCGCCCCGCGGTCAGCGTGCCGGTCTTGTCCAGCAGCAGGGTACGGGCACGACCGAGCTGCTCCAGCGAGCCGCCGTCGCGCACCAGCACGCCCCGGCGGGCCACCCGGGACAGCCCGGAGACCACCGCGATCGGGGTGGCCAGCAGCAGGGGGCACGGGGTGGCCACCACCAGCACCGCCACCGCCCGGACGAACTCGCCGGAGAGCAGCCACGCCGCGCCGGCCAGCAGCAGGGTGAACGGAACGAACGCCGCCGCGTACCGGTCGGCGAGGCGCACCATCGGAGCCTTGCGGGCGGTCGCCTCACCGGCCAGGCGGACGATGCCGGCGTACGTGCTCTCCGCCGCGTTCCGACGGGCCCGCAGCCCGAAGCCGGCGCCCGCGTTGACCACGCCGCTGGCCACCTGCTCGCCCGCCGCCCGACCGACCAGCCGCGACTCGCCGGTCACCACGGACTCGTCGAGCGTGGCGGGCTCCTCCACGGTGCCGTCCACCGGCACCACGTCGCCGGGGCCGACCACCAGGCGGTCACCGGCCCGTACCGCGTCCAGCGGGACCACCTCGATCCCGCCGTCGGCGGTGCGGCGGCGGGCCTGCCGGGGCGCGCGTTCCAGCAGCGCCCGCAGGTCGCGGGTGGCCCGGCGCCGGGCGTACTCCTCCAGCGCCTGCCCGGTGGCGACCATCACGGCGATCACCGCGCCGGCCAGGTACTCCCGCACCAGCAACGCGCCCAGCAGCGCCAGCACGGCG
Encoded here:
- a CDS encoding heavy metal translocating P-type ATPase, giving the protein MGTEAPECVPERPARARRRAWVQWAPLALLTVAVLAGVALWFAGAPGAARLVWAAVTVVALVPAVWTTLRQLWRRQFGVDVIAVLALLGALLVREYLAGAVIAVMVATGQALEEYARRRATRDLRALLERAPRQARRRTADGGIEVVPLDAVRAGDRLVVGPGDVVPVDGTVEEPATLDESVVTGESRLVGRAAGEQVASGVVNAGAGFGLRARRNAAESTYAGIVRLAGEATARKAPMVRLADRYAAAFVPFTLLLAGAAWLLSGEFVRAVAVLVVATPCPLLLATPIAVVSGLSRVARRGVLVRDGGSLEQLGRARTLLLDKTGTLTAGRPRAAETVVAPGGDRDEVLRLAASVEQLSPHVLAAALVRQARERGVPLAEPTGVTEEPGRGVTGHVDGRLVRVGQLAGEPPEWADRARERAERAGLSTVWVSDEHGPLGAILLEDPVRPDARRTVRRLREAGLSRLVMVTGDRPRTAAQVAQVVGVDDVIARCSPGEKAQRVREESARAVTVMVGDGVNDAPALAEAHVGVAMGATGATASADVADAVLTVDRLDRLADAVEIARYARRIAVQSATVGMGLAVLAMLVAAAGRLPPVAGAFLQEGIDVLVILNALRALGGGLRRREVPPHTRELLDRYSGEHGGVRDVLARLRDTADLVATRPDDPGCVPALRDVHRRLVDEVLPHEAAEERQLYPALAGPLGSDEATSTMSRAHVEIARLVERIGGHLAASPDGRLRREEVTDLLAALYGLDAVLRLHLAQEEEDYFSLNPSDGEASPDR
- a CDS encoding phosphoketolase family protein, producing MDTALDLHSPLTEDELRRLDAYWRAANYLTVGQIYLLDNPLLREPLKPEHIKPRLLGHWGTSPGLNLLYTHLNRVIVDRDLSAIFVTGPGHGGPALVANTWLEGTYSELYHHIPRDEAGMQRLFRQFSFPGGIPSHVAPEVPGSIHEGGELGYALSHAYGAAFDNPDLLVACVIGDGEAETGPLAGSWLSTVFLNPARDGAVLPILHLNGYKIANPTVLDRIPTDDLLDLMRGYGHQPYVVEGDDPVAVHQLLAATLDRAVDEIAKIQRRARSGGEVERPRWPMIVLRTPKGWTGPTDVDGKQVEGTFRAHQVPIAEVRDNPAHLAELERWLRSYRPEELFDATGGPVAELAALPPTGDRRMSANPVANGGKLLRDLDLPDFRDYAVEVEEPGGTVAGAAGALGPWVRDVIVRNPQTFRLFGPDEVASNRLGAAFEVTDRAFVGRRLPSDDHLSPDGRVMEVLSEHLCEGWLEGYLLTGRHGLFTSYEAFIHIVDSMVNQHAKWLKVTRHIPWREPIASLNYLLSSHVWRQDHNGFSHQDPGFIDHVVNKKAEVVRVYLPPDANTLLSTMDHCLRSRHYINVVVAGKQPAPNWLTMDEAVQHCRRGLGIWDWASTDDDAEPDVVLACAGDVPTLETLAAADLLRRHLPDLKVRVVNVVDLMRLQPPSEHPHGLPDNEFDTIFTRERPVIFAYHGYPWLIHRLTYRRTNHENLHVRGYKEEGTTTTPFDMVMLNDLDRFHLVIDVIDRVPGLRSRAAHLRQEMVDTRQACRDYTREHGEDDPRVAEWRWIRETDPAVRTGEREE
- a CDS encoding PP2C family protein-serine/threonine phosphatase, whose protein sequence is MFRRRPLDRPVEAARRLTAGRLTLEIAGGSVVGHRYPENYDVLHLDPELPLAVVCDGMGEGEGSRVAGTTAAETFVAQVRAGWPAVDAAGLRAAVAETQRQVRRAGAGQPGLTGCTLTALVVEPDGDQGWLAQLGDSRAYRLRDGLLELVTVDHTMAWLGLLHGWWPADSPEAARARYQLLRYVGHPDRPEPDLLAVPLRRGDTWLLCTDGVSDQLGYHRLRDLLAARRDPARTVRALLAATLDAGGDDNATAVVLRVHPALPAPR
- a CDS encoding universal stress protein, which gives rise to MSDDEILVGYDGSTDASVALDWALDEAGRSGRPVRLAYVFEWLTVAGWIGPGVAPGVWPDETARRQVEELVRKAAADAAAERPGLTVHGEVFDGPPALVLQERSAGAGMLVLGSRGHGGFGGLLAGSTAVSVTAHAHCPVVVVRDGQAATSGPVVVGSDGSPSALRALGFAVERAAQRDVPLRVLRAWEPPGDRWVPPDFDPQETAATERAAAEAELAPWRESFPDVPVEIEAVPGSAAALLVEASRSAQLVVVGSRGRGGLRGMLLGSVSQQLIQHAHCPVAVVREP
- a CDS encoding TetR/AcrR family transcriptional regulator, which gives rise to MSNDRLETILTAAYECFTRHGMRRTTMDDIAAAAGMSRPAVYQYVRNKDDAYRRLAERLFADSLDRARRVADAPGGDLAGRVHDVLAAKLELTLTLHRESRHATELLDASGKLTGDLVDAYTTELTDLVTATLADAAGPRARAVADVLVALTRGLEADLTDPDLPRRRLRDGVALVVAGLPRPQGDHR
- a CDS encoding universal stress protein; translation: MAAPSHGAVVVGVGRSAEDLTVVRTAAGEAAAHGRPLHLVHAFNWAASPGPAPAGGTRVDAENLLEKAGQVAADAAPDVPVSGEIVEGSPVEALLRAADAAFLVALGDGGMASCPTCVPADAPAVELASRAGCPVLVGRTGAAPPGPLLVGYDGSPGSRATLRYAFDCAERRGARLLAVRVVETDRHDGDDGLLEEAVNRHAVRHPRVAAACQTVRGDPGEVLLDRSRSAQLALVGARGDGPVRSTLGAVSQALLYHSPAPLIVVRGVGDDAGDGP
- a CDS encoding HTH domain-containing protein; the protein is MSQATELAAAAGSTDPKVGLRAVLALRRLLERLEVVQVDNARRQGWSWQEIADALEVSRQAVHKKHAGRPAVPGSWEA
- a CDS encoding oxidoreductase: MTAVLITGTSSGIGRATVRRLARRPDLTVYATARKVDAIADLADAGARLLPLDVTDEASMRAAVAAVEAAHGQVDVLINNAGYGEYGPVEETPMDRVRAQFETNVFGLARLTQLVLPGMRRAGRGRIVNVSSMGGRLVFPGGGYYHASKYAVEALSDALRQEVRPFGVDVAIIEPGLIRTGFGAVAASSLGAGADPTGPYGRMVAAVDAAMAKSYRNPLLAAPPEAVARVIERSVVARRPRTRYLVTAAAWAMVHTRRLLGARLFDAVNRLQFR